Proteins encoded by one window of uncultured Sunxiuqinia sp.:
- the rfbB gene encoding dTDP-glucose 4,6-dehydratase, with product MKSNKTILITGGAGFIGSHVVRLFVNKYPEYNIVNLDKLTYAGNLANLKDLEGKPNYEFVKADIVDSEAMLQLFAERQFDGVIHLAAESHVDRSISNPTEFVFTNVIGTVNLLNAARASWKDQSEGRLFYQISTDEVYGSLSNDGTMFTEDTGYDPHSPYSASKASSDHFVRAYHDTFGLPALISNCSNNYGSFQFPEKLIPLFINNIRNNKPLPVYGKGENIRDWLWVEDHARAIDVIFHKGKPGETYNIGGHNEWTNIDLIKLMCSIMDRKLGREAGTSEKLITYVKDRAGHDLRYAIDSSKLQNELDWVPSLQFEEGLEKTIDWYLKNEEWLQHVTSGDYQKYYENQYQKR from the coding sequence ATGAAGTCAAATAAAACAATCCTTATTACCGGGGGTGCCGGATTTATTGGTTCCCATGTGGTTCGACTATTTGTCAACAAATACCCTGAATACAACATTGTTAACCTCGACAAACTCACTTATGCTGGAAATTTGGCTAACCTGAAAGATTTGGAAGGAAAGCCGAATTACGAATTTGTGAAAGCTGACATTGTTGATAGTGAAGCGATGTTGCAACTATTCGCGGAAAGGCAGTTTGATGGCGTAATCCATTTGGCAGCCGAATCACATGTTGATCGCTCGATTTCGAACCCCACGGAGTTTGTTTTCACCAACGTAATTGGCACGGTTAACCTGTTGAATGCTGCCCGAGCTAGTTGGAAAGATCAGTCTGAAGGACGCTTGTTTTACCAGATCTCAACCGATGAGGTCTATGGCTCGCTGAGCAATGATGGTACAATGTTTACCGAAGATACCGGTTACGATCCACACAGCCCGTATTCGGCTTCAAAAGCCAGCTCCGACCATTTTGTACGCGCCTATCACGACACCTTCGGATTGCCCGCTTTGATTTCAAATTGTTCCAATAATTACGGTTCATTCCAATTCCCGGAAAAACTGATTCCACTGTTCATCAATAACATTCGCAACAACAAGCCATTACCCGTTTACGGAAAAGGCGAAAACATACGCGACTGGCTTTGGGTTGAAGATCATGCCCGTGCCATTGATGTGATTTTTCACAAGGGCAAACCGGGTGAAACCTACAATATTGGCGGCCACAACGAATGGACCAACATCGACTTGATTAAGTTGATGTGCTCCATCATGGATCGCAAACTGGGTCGCGAGGCCGGAACTTCGGAAAAACTAATTACCTACGTAAAAGACCGCGCCGGACATGATTTACGCTATGCGATCGACTCATCAAAACTGCAAAATGAGTTGGACTGGGTGCCAAGTCTTCAATTTGAAGAAGGATTGGAAAAAACCATCGATTGGTATTTGAAGAATGAAGAATGGCTACAACATGTAACCAGTGGTGATTATCAAAAATACTACGAAAACCAATATCAAAAACGGTAA
- a CDS encoding RluA family pseudouridine synthase, whose product MRKNYSGGKASHSKKPQTQSFEVKEPEELMKFLIASLPHKNRNNIKTLLKKKQVQVDGKSITQFNHLLKPGQKVSLDTAPAPIAKQMRGISIVYEDKDLIIINKNAGLLTMASEKEKRATVYSILSNYVKDADREAKIFIVHRLDRETSGLMMFAKSEEMQELLQESWKHTISERTYLAVIEGKLEQPKGTISSYLFESSVFKVHSTQDPEKGRHAITHYSTAKSNEEYSMLKVNLETGRKNQIRVHLQDLKHPVIGDKKYGSKSNPIGRLGLHAWVLAFEHPVTGKKMRFETSVPGSFLKLF is encoded by the coding sequence ATGAGAAAAAATTATTCAGGAGGAAAAGCCTCCCATTCGAAAAAACCACAAACACAAAGCTTTGAGGTGAAAGAGCCGGAAGAGTTGATGAAATTCCTAATTGCCAGCCTGCCTCATAAAAATCGCAACAACATCAAAACCCTGCTCAAAAAAAAGCAGGTGCAGGTCGATGGTAAATCGATCACCCAATTTAATCACCTGCTAAAACCCGGACAAAAGGTTTCGCTTGACACGGCTCCGGCTCCTATTGCCAAGCAAATGCGAGGTATTTCTATTGTTTACGAAGACAAAGACCTCATCATCATTAATAAAAATGCCGGACTACTGACCATGGCCTCCGAAAAGGAAAAACGAGCTACGGTTTACAGTATTTTGAGCAACTATGTGAAAGATGCAGACCGCGAAGCCAAGATTTTTATCGTTCATCGGCTCGATCGGGAAACATCGGGATTGATGATGTTTGCCAAAAGCGAAGAAATGCAGGAACTGCTGCAGGAATCTTGGAAACATACAATTTCGGAACGCACTTACCTGGCCGTGATTGAAGGCAAGCTTGAACAACCGAAAGGAACCATTAGCTCGTACCTGTTTGAAAGCAGCGTGTTTAAAGTACACTCAACACAAGATCCGGAGAAGGGGCGGCATGCTATTACACACTATTCAACCGCAAAAAGCAACGAGGAGTACTCCATGTTAAAAGTGAATTTGGAAACGGGCCGAAAGAATCAGATTCGGGTACACCTGCAAGACCTAAAACATCCGGTGATTGGCGACAAAAAATATGGATCAAAATCGAATCCGATTGGTCGACTCGGATTACATGCCTGGGTTTTAGCCTTCGAACATCCGGTAACGGGTAAAAAGATGCGATTTGAAACGTCCGTTCCGGGAAGCTTTCTGAAACTGTTTTAA
- a CDS encoding outer membrane beta-barrel protein: MTKKLLLLALAILSTFNVFSQIEKREMIISVDGNYSQSTIESGVTNNLNSNQGKYLNIGASVGYFITDRLITGIGFDYNWGKEDRLNNLMINRYYQSEITNIKSKVFLPNLYIGYYYPITNKLYVNLNIKFSYGKIKSEYDSFWAGRVSYPSGTLIDLTDEYSSSYAMSTDGSSKVDYLGIDVLPELSYFISSRFSLYIGLGGVSYSFLDWKTDNSSWSINFNPTCWKTGIKIKI, from the coding sequence ATGACAAAAAAATTACTATTACTTGCATTGGCAATTCTCTCTACATTTAATGTATTTTCTCAAATAGAAAAAAGAGAAATGATTATTTCTGTTGATGGAAATTATTCACAATCTACGATAGAGAGTGGAGTAACAAATAATCTAAATTCAAATCAAGGTAAATATTTAAATATAGGAGCTTCTGTTGGTTATTTTATTACGGACAGATTAATTACAGGAATTGGATTTGATTATAATTGGGGAAAAGAAGATAGATTAAACAATTTAATGATTAATAGATACTATCAATCTGAAATAACAAATATTAAATCAAAGGTTTTTCTACCAAACTTATACATAGGATATTATTATCCAATTACGAATAAATTATACGTTAATCTGAATATTAAATTCAGTTATGGAAAAATTAAGTCTGAATATGACTCTTTTTGGGCAGGTAGAGTATCTTATCCTTCAGGCACTTTGATTGATTTAACAGATGAGTATTCATCATCATATGCAATGAGTACAGACGGTTCATCAAAAGTTGACTATTTGGGCATTGATGTTTTACCTGAATTATCTTATTTTATATCATCAAGATTTAGTCTCTATATAGGGTTAGGTGGTGTATCCTATTCTTTTCTCGATTGGAAAACGGATAATTCAAGTTGGTCAATTAATTTTAACCCGACTTGTTGGAAAACTGGAATAAAGATTAAAATATAA
- a CDS encoding SDR family NAD(P)-dependent oxidoreductase — MDLKLNGKRAFISGSTQGIGFAIAQQLLNEGVEVTINGRQTEKTYQAKEKLQKQFPDKNISAIAADFSKKEEVEKLLLKLLDIDILINNVGIFEVKDFENLTDEDWYKYFEINVMSSVRLSRQLLPEMLNKNWGRIIFISSESGVNVPENMIHYGMTKSAMLAIANGLSKLTKGTEVTVNSILGGPTYSNGVATVVEQIAEMKNLNVEQMKNAILQQSNAHILLQRFINPTEIASLATYLSSPLSLATNGASLRADAGVLKII; from the coding sequence ATGGACTTAAAACTAAATGGGAAAAGGGCATTTATAAGCGGTTCGACACAGGGAATTGGATTTGCTATTGCTCAACAATTGCTAAATGAAGGAGTTGAAGTAACAATCAACGGGCGACAAACTGAAAAAACCTATCAAGCCAAAGAGAAACTACAAAAACAATTTCCTGACAAAAATATTTCGGCAATAGCGGCAGACTTTTCAAAGAAAGAAGAAGTCGAAAAACTATTATTAAAGCTATTGGACATTGACATTTTAATTAACAATGTCGGTATTTTTGAAGTAAAAGATTTTGAAAATCTCACAGACGAAGATTGGTATAAGTACTTTGAAATAAATGTAATGAGTAGTGTTCGTTTATCCAGACAGCTATTGCCAGAAATGCTGAATAAAAATTGGGGACGAATTATTTTTATTAGCAGTGAATCGGGAGTGAATGTTCCTGAAAATATGATACATTATGGAATGACAAAATCCGCAATGTTGGCTATTGCAAACGGACTTTCCAAACTGACAAAAGGAACGGAAGTTACCGTAAACTCAATTTTAGGTGGACCAACTTATTCAAACGGAGTTGCAACAGTTGTTGAGCAAATTGCAGAAATGAAAAATCTTAACGTTGAGCAAATGAAAAATGCAATTTTACAACAGTCAAACGCTCATATTTTGTTACAGCGTTTTATTAACCCAACAGAGATAGCAAGTTTAGCAACCTATTTATCAAGCCCTTTATCCCTTGCGACAAATGGTGCATCTTTAAGAGCGGACGCAGGAGTATTAAAAATAATATAA
- a CDS encoding prolyl oligopeptidase family serine peptidase: MKNRLLKLTTFILILIFGIAVGIFLRQNKTTWTLIKKPFVESYIKFDDTRQTEWSKEFEIVEIKSSKDNSLQKSYFYKSKSNETKPLIVSLHTWSGDYSQNDDLAEICKHKDLNYIHPDFRGANKTSNACCSELALTDIDDAIAYAIKNSNVDTTKIYVIGVSGGGYATLSTFMKSKHNIKEFSAWASISDLIAWYNESKIRNNRYAENILDCTGSENGLNIEIAKQKSPIYWNTPIEKLENSKLTIYAGIYDGIQGSVPITHSINFYNKLLTDMSVSDSLKYVSTSEKLELLEKREPLGEFGNISDRKICLEKEFGNVRLIIFEGNHEMLIEFALNELLEE; the protein is encoded by the coding sequence ATGAAAAACAGACTTTTAAAATTGACAACATTTATCCTGATTTTAATATTCGGGATAGCAGTAGGAATTTTTCTTAGGCAAAATAAGACGACTTGGACTTTGATTAAAAAACCATTTGTTGAGTCTTATATAAAGTTTGACGATACGCGACAAACTGAATGGAGCAAAGAATTTGAAATAGTTGAAATTAAATCGAGTAAGGACAATAGTTTGCAGAAATCCTATTTCTATAAATCAAAATCAAATGAGACAAAACCTCTAATTGTAAGTTTACATACTTGGAGTGGTGATTACTCACAAAATGACGATTTAGCAGAAATCTGTAAACATAAAGATTTGAATTATATCCATCCAGATTTTCGCGGGGCAAACAAAACATCAAATGCTTGTTGCAGTGAATTAGCATTGACAGACATTGATGATGCAATAGCTTATGCAATCAAAAATTCAAATGTTGACACAACTAAAATATATGTTATTGGTGTTAGTGGCGGTGGTTATGCGACGCTAAGCACTTTTATGAAATCAAAACATAACATTAAAGAGTTTTCAGCTTGGGCATCAATTTCAGACTTAATTGCTTGGTATAATGAAAGTAAAATAAGAAACAACAGATACGCTGAAAATATCCTTGATTGCACGGGTTCTGAAAATGGACTAAACATTGAAATCGCAAAACAGAAATCACCAATTTATTGGAATACGCCAATAGAAAAATTAGAAAATTCAAAACTGACTATCTATGCCGGTATCTATGATGGAATACAAGGAAGTGTTCCAATTACACATTCAATAAATTTTTACAATAAGCTATTAACCGATATGTCAGTATCTGATAGTTTAAAATATGTATCGACTTCCGAGAAATTAGAGTTGCTTGAAAAACGAGAGCCTTTAGGAGAATTTGGGAATATTTCTGATAGAAAAATTTGTTTAGAAAAGGAGTTTGGAAATGTGCGATTAATAATATTTGAAGGTAATCACGAAATGTTGATAGAATTTGCATTAAATGAACTACTTGAAGAATAA
- a CDS encoding class I SAM-dependent methyltransferase — protein MASIGEDITRKLIERGGIKSGMKILDLGCGEGNVTFLLSNYVGSEGIVVGIDSNENAIDNARKKSIELGHSNLYFIVGDITQDFKIEHSNFDVIIVRRALMYLSNLQSTIVAAIKHLKPNGIFLAQENNISHVPIGLESMPHHKKINDLIRKTLERENVNFNLGFELNTILTNAGLTVENVWAEAVLSTPNQPTPWFFLAQVMKDRMLTHKVISDVSELELEILGERLTNERMENSRTFISDLVFCAVARNA, from the coding sequence ATGGCCAGTATTGGAGAAGATATAACAAGAAAATTAATTGAACGTGGAGGAATCAAGTCAGGAATGAAAATATTGGACTTAGGGTGTGGAGAAGGTAATGTAACATTTCTACTTTCAAATTATGTTGGTTCTGAGGGGATTGTTGTTGGCATTGATAGTAATGAAAATGCTATTGACAACGCCCGGAAGAAATCAATAGAACTCGGACATTCTAATTTATATTTCATTGTCGGAGATATAACACAAGATTTTAAAATTGAACATTCAAATTTTGACGTAATTATTGTAAGGCGAGCATTGATGTATTTATCAAACCTCCAAAGTACAATTGTAGCGGCAATAAAACATTTAAAACCGAACGGAATATTTTTAGCACAAGAAAACAATATTTCACATGTTCCGATAGGTTTGGAATCAATGCCGCATCATAAAAAAATAAATGACCTCATAAGGAAAACACTTGAAAGAGAAAATGTAAATTTCAATTTAGGATTTGAGTTAAATACAATCCTGACAAATGCTGGGTTAACAGTAGAAAATGTATGGGCAGAGGCTGTATTAAGTACACCAAACCAACCAACACCTTGGTTTTTTTTGGCTCAAGTTATGAAAGACAGAATGTTAACTCATAAGGTAATAAGCGATGTCTCCGAATTGGAACTTGAAATTTTAGGGGAAAGATTGACTAACGAAAGAATGGAAAACAGTAGGACTTTTATTAGTGATTTGGTTTTTTGTGCAGTTGCAAGGAATGCGTGA
- a CDS encoding lactate racemase domain-containing protein, whose amino-acid sequence MAWFYEKKAEINRDEIKTLVLKSADECLSRICQSPKKVLLLPPDITRAHSGAGWITEFFYNYFAKMADVYVIPTLGQHVPHTEDQNKWMFGGIPEDKILKHDWRNDGKKIGTIPANYVEKITQGKANWEIPISINRTVLEGNWDLIINVGHVVPHEVLGFANHNKNYFIGLGGKDTICASHMAAACYGIENNLGSLVTPLRHCYNKAENEFLSHLPDVYIQVVMAYNNEGKLVHTGFYCGDDLDTYLLAAKQSKSENITIVPPLKKVVAIMQGDEFFSTWVANKAVYRTRKAMADGGELIIIAPGLKRFGEQDEVDQIIRKYGYSGTEKIMKYWKDNEELQDLTHATAHLIHGSSEDRFKITYAPGHLTKDEIESVNFGYLDYNKAMEMYSPAKLKNGFNILPNGEEIYFISTPSAGLWTTKEKLNE is encoded by the coding sequence ATGGCTTGGTTTTATGAGAAAAAGGCGGAAATTAATAGAGATGAAATAAAGACTCTGGTATTAAAAAGTGCAGACGAATGTTTAAGCAGGATCTGTCAAAGTCCTAAGAAGGTGTTGTTATTACCCCCAGACATTACAAGAGCACATAGTGGAGCTGGTTGGATAACTGAATTCTTTTACAATTACTTCGCTAAAATGGCTGATGTTTATGTTATTCCAACGCTTGGACAACATGTGCCACATACTGAAGATCAGAATAAATGGATGTTTGGGGGCATACCTGAAGATAAAATATTAAAACATGATTGGAGAAATGATGGAAAGAAAATAGGAACAATACCTGCCAATTATGTTGAGAAAATTACGCAAGGCAAGGCAAATTGGGAAATACCAATTTCAATAAACCGAACTGTATTAGAAGGGAATTGGGATTTGATAATAAATGTTGGGCATGTTGTTCCTCATGAAGTGTTGGGATTTGCCAATCACAACAAAAACTATTTTATTGGACTTGGCGGCAAAGATACAATTTGCGCATCCCATATGGCAGCCGCATGTTATGGCATAGAAAATAATCTTGGCTCATTAGTGACACCATTAAGGCATTGTTATAATAAAGCTGAAAATGAATTTCTCAGCCATTTGCCAGATGTTTACATTCAAGTGGTAATGGCATATAATAACGAAGGGAAACTTGTGCATACTGGATTTTATTGTGGCGATGATTTAGATACATATCTTTTGGCTGCTAAACAATCAAAATCTGAAAACATTACGATTGTTCCACCCTTGAAGAAGGTAGTTGCTATTATGCAAGGCGATGAGTTTTTTAGTACATGGGTTGCCAATAAAGCAGTTTATCGTACACGAAAAGCAATGGCTGACGGCGGAGAGCTTATTATAATTGCACCCGGATTAAAACGGTTTGGAGAACAAGATGAAGTAGATCAAATTATTAGGAAATATGGATATTCGGGTACTGAAAAAATAATGAAATACTGGAAAGATAACGAAGAGCTCCAAGATTTAACTCATGCAACAGCACATTTAATACATGGTTCATCAGAAGACCGATTTAAAATAACGTATGCACCTGGACACTTGACAAAAGATGAGATTGAGTCTGTAAACTTTGGATATCTCGATTATAATAAAGCTATGGAAATGTATTCGCCAGCTAAACTTAAAAATGGATTTAATATACTTCCAAACGGAGAAGAAATATACTTTATAAGTACGCCATCTGCTGGATTATGGACGACAAAAGAAAAACTTAATGAATAA
- a CDS encoding RNA polymerase sigma-70 factor yields MRLNENNIDQDLLSRFINGDLQAFDLIYERYSHKLFSFIFKILKNETEAEDVMQEVFVKIWESKEKLEGDKLLDSYIFTIAYNSSISLIRKRINNRKYIDYLRNSSVFENTPATTSELEFYELNKLIEELIQNLPERQRQVYLLHREKGLTYPEIAKKLGISKNTVENHMVKALKFLRMNMDKSLLTSLLLLFLFP; encoded by the coding sequence TTGAGGCTAAATGAAAATAATATTGATCAAGACCTTTTATCCCGATTTATAAATGGTGATCTGCAAGCTTTCGACCTTATTTATGAGCGTTATAGTCACAAATTATTTTCATTTATTTTTAAGATTTTGAAAAATGAAACTGAAGCCGAAGATGTAATGCAGGAAGTTTTCGTGAAAATCTGGGAATCGAAAGAGAAACTTGAAGGTGATAAATTGTTGGACTCCTATATTTTTACGATTGCTTATAATAGTTCGATTAGCCTCATTCGAAAACGGATAAACAATCGAAAATACATAGATTACCTGCGAAATTCTTCCGTTTTTGAAAATACACCTGCCACTACTAGTGAATTGGAGTTTTACGAACTAAATAAGCTGATTGAAGAATTAATCCAAAATCTTCCAGAACGGCAAAGGCAGGTTTATCTGTTGCACCGAGAAAAAGGTCTTACCTATCCTGAAATTGCTAAAAAATTAGGAATTTCAAAAAATACCGTAGAAAATCATATGGTGAAAGCACTGAAGTTTCTACGCATGAATATGGACAAAAGCCTATTGACTAGTCTATTGTTGCTCTTTCTTTTTCCGTAA
- a CDS encoding FecR family protein, whose amino-acid sequence MKKELLKKYLQGNCSDKEFDQFLLWIREESLTNSGKAIVQELWAEFEPEAGPVEKLKYDRILNQIHRKIDTVPKFNRFTIQKAMGRRRILTVITRFAAVLLLPVLLLLVYSNLPLKGKFAENLSDLEVVAPLGARMHIELGDGTKVWLNNGSSLKYPYEFKGNDRRVYLNGEGYFEVAHNQKIPFIVETKFLDVKATGTIFNVNAYAGDDTVETTLVEGKVILYDTGNNEKVKALTPNECLKFNPVSRVYKLDRGNTEKYVAWKDGFLVFKNDPISEITKKLERRYNIKIETTDELINEYTCTATFAEEPLSQVLELLALATPITYEFVPREKMPDGSFSKQRIRIGRRNE is encoded by the coding sequence ATGAAAAAGGAGTTGCTTAAAAAATACCTGCAAGGCAATTGTTCTGATAAAGAGTTCGATCAATTTTTACTCTGGATCAGGGAAGAATCCCTGACAAATTCAGGTAAAGCCATCGTGCAGGAGTTGTGGGCGGAATTTGAGCCAGAGGCAGGACCAGTAGAAAAATTAAAATACGACAGGATTTTAAATCAGATCCATAGGAAAATCGACACCGTTCCAAAATTCAACAGATTTACGATCCAAAAGGCAATGGGACGAAGGCGGATATTGACAGTAATTACGCGTTTTGCTGCTGTTTTGCTTTTACCGGTGCTACTATTGTTGGTTTATTCCAACTTGCCGCTTAAAGGAAAGTTTGCAGAAAACTTGAGTGATTTGGAAGTTGTAGCCCCCCTGGGGGCACGGATGCATATTGAACTTGGAGACGGTACCAAAGTGTGGTTAAATAATGGGAGTAGTTTGAAGTACCCTTATGAATTTAAAGGGAATGACCGTAGAGTGTATCTAAATGGTGAAGGCTATTTTGAAGTGGCCCATAATCAAAAAATTCCTTTTATAGTCGAAACAAAATTTCTGGATGTGAAGGCAACTGGTACTATCTTTAATGTCAATGCTTATGCTGGAGATGATACTGTTGAGACAACTCTTGTAGAGGGGAAAGTTATACTTTATGATACTGGTAATAATGAAAAAGTCAAAGCGTTAACTCCAAATGAGTGTTTAAAGTTCAATCCAGTGAGCAGGGTTTATAAATTGGATCGTGGCAATACAGAGAAGTATGTCGCATGGAAAGATGGTTTTTTGGTTTTTAAAAATGATCCGATCTCGGAAATTACGAAAAAACTGGAGCGGCGGTACAATATTAAAATTGAAACTACGGATGAACTGATAAATGAATATACATGTACAGCAACATTTGCTGAAGAGCCTTTATCTCAGGTTCTTGAATTATTAGCTTTGGCTACTCCAATCACTTATGAGTTTGTTCCACGAGAAAAAATGCCTGATGGTAGCTTCTCAAAACAGCGAATAAGGATTGGACGGAGGAACGAATAA